The proteins below are encoded in one region of Candidatus Cloacimonadota bacterium:
- a CDS encoding energy transducer TonB, which produces MQNKSVNTQNDWKDVASSFYEKSLSLALLLLLFTFMVFPKIEVKPYQHKAKEIQTIEIPPEVRQKFKPPEEVKPIIPLTIEESDMGDEDEVEEIETIGPTTLDLTKPPPVSREGTTPKFVVHEEEPIPMKKVEPEYPDFAKNAGIEGSVTLRAEVFEDGSVGAVEIVKSLQSGPGGLDEAAIEAVKQWKFIPAKNQGKPVAVWVTFPITFQL; this is translated from the coding sequence ATGCAAAATAAATCTGTTAATACTCAAAATGATTGGAAAGACGTTGCGAGTTCTTTTTATGAGAAATCATTATCACTCGCACTTCTTTTGCTGCTCTTCACTTTCATGGTCTTCCCCAAGATCGAAGTGAAACCTTATCAGCATAAGGCAAAAGAAATCCAAACCATTGAGATCCCACCCGAAGTACGGCAGAAGTTCAAACCTCCGGAAGAAGTAAAACCTATCATACCTCTCACTATTGAAGAGAGTGATATGGGAGATGAAGATGAGGTTGAAGAAATCGAGACTATCGGTCCGACCACTCTTGATCTCACAAAACCCCCTCCCGTATCTCGTGAAGGTACAACACCGAAATTTGTTGTTCATGAAGAAGAGCCAATTCCGATGAAAAAGGTTGAACCCGAATATCCCGATTTTGCTAAAAATGCCGGCATCGAAGGTTCTGTAACACTTCGTGCAGAAGTCTTTGAAGATGGTTCGGTTGGTGCTGTTGAGATTGTTAAAAGTCTTCAGTCTGGTCCTGGTGGTCTCGACGAAGCAGCAATTGAAGCAGTCAAACAATGGAAATTCATACCTGCAAAAAATCAAGGAAAACCTGTTGCAGTCTGGGTTACCTTTCCGATAACATTCCAGTTATAA
- a CDS encoding PorV/PorQ family protein, with translation MKRIILLLLALLLIPTLVQADIFAKVGTAGLQFLKIGVDARAIGMAEAYTAYTKGASSTYWNVAGLAYSTDTELFLNHTRYVADINYDYLTIAFPTSFGVFGINGSLLYMDWMDVTTADEFGPNGEQFTCSDMMAGLSYATMLTDKFSVGLSFKYLRENLDEYDVNGWGIDLGSLYNTGWKDLTIGMSLRNFGPEVKYTLDNDGDGLIDEDPYDLLDNDADGLVDEDREELSFALPMNFSLGIAMSILESNMQSLDAVFQIDNCVDRLETYNAGLEYRIGTFFLRGGYQFNLDCQAASFGLGWKLATSFAVMDIDAAYTPFGKLEEKMDGQFLTGPIRLSLKMKF, from the coding sequence ATGAAAAGGATAATTTTATTACTATTGGCCCTTTTACTGATACCAACCTTGGTTCAAGCTGATATTTTTGCAAAAGTTGGTACTGCCGGTTTACAGTTCTTGAAAATCGGTGTTGATGCTCGTGCTATTGGTATGGCAGAAGCTTATACTGCATATACAAAGGGAGCTTCATCCACGTATTGGAACGTTGCCGGACTTGCCTATTCTACCGATACAGAGTTATTTTTAAATCATACGCGATATGTTGCTGACATTAACTATGATTATCTCACCATTGCCTTCCCAACCTCTTTTGGTGTTTTCGGAATTAACGGTTCACTATTGTATATGGATTGGATGGATGTTACTACTGCTGATGAATTTGGTCCAAACGGCGAACAATTTACCTGTAGCGATATGATGGCTGGATTATCTTATGCAACAATGCTGACTGATAAATTTTCAGTTGGTTTATCATTTAAATATCTAAGGGAAAACCTTGATGAATATGACGTCAACGGCTGGGGTATAGACCTCGGATCACTTTATAATACCGGTTGGAAAGATCTAACGATTGGAATGAGTTTGAGGAATTTTGGTCCTGAAGTGAAATACACCCTCGATAATGATGGAGATGGGCTTATTGATGAAGACCCATATGATCTTCTCGACAATGATGCTGACGGACTTGTTGATGAAGATAGAGAAGAACTCTCTTTCGCACTTCCAATGAACTTCTCTCTTGGTATTGCAATGAGCATTTTAGAATCGAACATGCAGTCTCTCGATGCTGTTTTCCAGATTGACAACTGTGTCGATCGTCTTGAAACCTACAATGCTGGACTTGAATACAGAATCGGAACCTTCTTCCTGCGTGGTGGATATCAATTTAATCTTGATTGTCAAGCTGCTTCTTTCGGATTGGGCTGGAAACTTGCTACTTCCTTTGCTGTTATGGATATTGATGCTGCATACACTCCTTTTGGTAAACTAGAAGAAAAGATGGATGGACAATTCCTGACCGGACCTATACGTCTATCCCTGAAAATGAAATTTTAA
- a CDS encoding T9SS type A sorting domain-containing protein, with the protein MKKIAMFSVMLLVLAGMVWANDIPQPINNNSYVPAEAPKHLKVASPTRNDGNFDVPDWEFIQQPTTLAGFTNYYDYMPGSYCGRPLMTQPDAFGGVYFVFHGRPNTTDNRRVYWAYVHAAGNIEYATITTSDTWQGYPGMTMHPASGDPIVSWHDIMDSATPEDTNTRVTYDDYGLLFIPGFWKTPVTFDQPIPYVDEYIWPYMYIGMAPDYATTGNYRVYQISGQNPDGEIEHDILRWIDVPEDTYVYGDLEIMLNKNNWSPYVNISRDWSDPAAGIDCRPYPSFAVDPFTAGHVAIFGYAGYTNGLVGGEVVPQGFYVWDSYDGGATWDYANFHSYQTDVGMYNEYVMWAVDNVPGFVDDSSIPYPELHVWIGWPGNQHSTHRTATFDSEGNLHLPEQFWISNVDGAAGNASYWPYYLFQYQVEVVYKTDGTWEIREVPNLPGVDAMSGHTVPWEIEPVSGDTLIYPWLTMPFTDITTVGFHENTQRNAANFENSWMVQVWDDGTKTLMAENAIPGYDAYATHPILYVSATNNNGENWSAPIELSDIYSTAFPGFADMITMYPYINPTIKDLGDGWGQIDMYFFDDNDYGSSIQQMGPATGGEMVYCSFKIDFANMIVSTDPSQSQPEATMTLRNVPNPFFSHTQIQFSANVGVENAKVTIYNTKGQLVKSIDAIADSHTAGHAMWDGTDEFGKDVANGIYFYKVETNGATIAKKMMLNR; encoded by the coding sequence ATGAAAAAAATTGCTATGTTTAGCGTGATGCTACTCGTGCTCGCTGGAATGGTTTGGGCAAATGATATACCTCAGCCAATCAACAATAATTCATATGTTCCGGCAGAAGCTCCAAAGCATCTCAAAGTTGCCTCTCCAACCCGTAATGACGGCAACTTCGATGTTCCCGACTGGGAATTCATCCAACAACCAACAACTCTTGCGGGTTTTACTAACTACTATGACTATATGCCAGGTAGTTACTGTGGTCGCCCTTTAATGACTCAACCCGATGCATTCGGTGGAGTCTACTTCGTATTCCACGGTCGTCCAAATACAACCGATAATAGAAGAGTTTATTGGGCGTATGTGCATGCTGCTGGTAATATTGAATATGCAACAATTACCACTTCTGACACATGGCAGGGTTATCCTGGAATGACCATGCATCCTGCTTCTGGCGATCCTATTGTCTCATGGCATGATATTATGGACTCGGCCACCCCTGAAGACACGAACACTCGTGTAACTTATGATGACTACGGTCTTCTGTTTATACCCGGCTTCTGGAAAACACCTGTAACATTTGACCAGCCAATTCCTTACGTTGACGAATATATCTGGCCTTATATGTACATTGGAATGGCTCCTGATTATGCTACTACCGGCAACTACCGTGTGTATCAGATCAGTGGTCAGAATCCTGATGGTGAAATCGAACACGACATCCTTCGCTGGATCGATGTTCCTGAAGACACCTATGTATATGGCGATCTTGAAATTATGCTGAACAAGAACAACTGGTCTCCTTACGTAAACATTTCACGTGACTGGTCAGATCCCGCAGCCGGCATCGACTGCCGTCCATATCCCTCATTTGCCGTAGATCCATTCACTGCTGGACACGTGGCAATATTCGGTTACGCCGGATACACAAACGGTCTTGTTGGTGGTGAAGTTGTACCTCAGGGCTTCTACGTTTGGGACTCTTATGATGGTGGAGCAACATGGGATTATGCAAACTTCCATTCATATCAAACAGATGTTGGTATGTACAATGAATATGTCATGTGGGCTGTTGACAATGTTCCTGGTTTTGTAGATGACAGCAGTATTCCTTATCCTGAACTTCATGTCTGGATCGGTTGGCCCGGTAACCAGCATTCAACCCACAGAACAGCAACTTTTGATAGTGAAGGAAATCTTCACCTTCCAGAACAATTCTGGATAAGTAACGTTGATGGTGCAGCAGGAAATGCATCGTACTGGCCATATTATCTCTTCCAATATCAAGTTGAAGTTGTTTACAAAACTGATGGCACCTGGGAAATCCGCGAAGTTCCGAATCTACCTGGTGTCGATGCTATGAGCGGACACACAGTACCATGGGAAATCGAACCCGTTAGTGGTGATACTCTCATTTACCCTTGGCTTACCATGCCATTTACCGATATTACAACCGTCGGTTTCCATGAAAATACTCAACGAAATGCTGCTAACTTTGAAAACAGCTGGATGGTTCAGGTATGGGATGACGGCACAAAAACACTCATGGCTGAAAATGCTATTCCTGGATATGACGCATATGCAACTCATCCAATTCTTTATGTATCTGCAACCAATAACAACGGTGAAAACTGGAGTGCTCCAATTGAGCTTTCCGATATTTACAGTACTGCATTCCCCGGTTTTGCAGACATGATCACCATGTATCCATATATCAATCCAACGATCAAAGATCTTGGTGATGGCTGGGGACAGATCGACATGTACTTCTTTGATGATAATGATTATGGTAGCTCGATTCAGCAGATGGGTCCGGCAACTGGTGGTGAAATGGTCTATTGTTCATTCAAGATCGATTTTGCAAATATGATCGTATCAACAGATCCTTCACAGTCACAACCGGAAGCAACTATGACACTTCGCAATGTTCCGAATCCTTTCTTCTCACATACTCAAATCCAGTTCTCGGCTAATGTTGGTGTTGAAAATGCAAAAGTCACGATCTATAATACTAAAGGTCAGCTTGTAAAATCTATTGATGCAATTGCCGATTCTCATACTGCAGGACATGCAATGTGGGATGGTACCGATGAGTTTGGTAAAGATGTAGCAAATGGAATCTACTTCTATAAAGTAGAAACCAATGGTGCTACAATTGCCAAAAAGATGATGCTCAATAGATAA
- a CDS encoding T9SS type A sorting domain-containing protein codes for MKKIGVILLFCFLLSISVLHAEFMNPDGSERTAITDINVGKLVPITQVDHRENTPVPDYSFYTNPTTIMTSYYDYMPGSYEGYPLQKQTDNGDGLYITWFGTATTTATRRQYYAYADAFGSIGGNWGTISTYDRTQGYGSVAVHPATGDCFATWHENPSGSNYGCVICYDDYSLLSIPGFWSSVTFIPSPLPDEYIWPYVYVGPSPNGDGWIRLYHISKNYTHDAWDHPCEDPRIMYIDVENTLFADMTVILNLNNWTTVNPMYYWRAKSCRPQSQAFAIDHSTPGHVAIVGYCSWLEGDLGDMPVDPGFYIFESFDYGTTWDTANLHGDGPQDFIYAVENIPHFTDNSGNLIDSIKVDSYGWHDTAQFDANGVAHLCYLQQYGYTDDAGDSYYFNHFLPQAEAVWDGIAWDWHNVPAFPGIDPWTGRDVPWEIVGNDTLLYVSVSYNKYPEDSEIFHQNTQRNAINKENNWMVQFWTDGTYVQLAEDGDPAYAAYAQHPILYLSVSSNNGDTWSEPIELSDIYSTQFDFSGQITVYQNLYNYIEAINDSVGRVHIMYYDDNSFGCYIRSGAGQDVGGQITYCSVDIVFPPFSNDPQPSVPVTSLSNYPNPFFASTTINFTAKKAYQNAEISVYNTRGQLINTLHVNHGDNPSEGYAVWNGKDAAGKNVANGIYFYKVDVDGSSLTQKMMLTR; via the coding sequence ATGAAAAAGATTGGAGTAATTTTACTCTTTTGCTTTCTTCTATCTATAAGCGTACTTCATGCAGAATTTATGAACCCTGACGGTTCAGAACGAACTGCTATTACAGACATCAACGTCGGCAAATTAGTTCCTATAACACAAGTCGATCATCGAGAAAACACACCGGTTCCCGACTACAGCTTCTATACAAATCCAACTACGATCATGACGTCCTACTATGACTATATGCCCGGCTCATATGAAGGATATCCATTACAGAAGCAGACCGATAATGGAGATGGATTGTATATTACATGGTTTGGCACAGCAACAACGACCGCAACACGTCGTCAATATTACGCATATGCTGATGCATTTGGAAGTATTGGTGGCAACTGGGGAACAATTTCAACATACGATCGGACCCAGGGATACGGAAGTGTAGCTGTTCATCCCGCTACTGGTGACTGTTTTGCAACCTGGCATGAAAATCCATCAGGATCAAATTATGGTTGTGTAATCTGTTATGATGACTATTCCCTACTTAGCATTCCGGGTTTTTGGTCTTCAGTTACTTTTATACCTTCTCCACTTCCTGATGAATATATCTGGCCCTATGTCTATGTTGGTCCTTCTCCAAATGGAGATGGTTGGATTCGGTTGTATCATATCTCAAAAAACTACACTCACGATGCATGGGATCATCCGTGTGAAGATCCTCGAATCATGTATATTGATGTTGAGAATACTCTTTTTGCTGATATGACTGTTATCCTGAACCTTAACAATTGGACTACAGTAAATCCAATGTATTATTGGAGAGCAAAGTCATGCCGTCCTCAATCACAAGCGTTTGCAATTGATCACAGTACTCCCGGACACGTTGCTATCGTAGGATACTGTTCATGGCTTGAAGGTGATCTCGGTGATATGCCTGTTGATCCAGGTTTCTATATTTTTGAATCTTTCGACTATGGAACAACATGGGATACGGCAAATCTGCATGGAGATGGTCCGCAAGACTTTATTTATGCGGTTGAGAATATTCCTCATTTCACAGATAATAGCGGAAACCTTATCGACAGTATTAAAGTAGATTCATACGGATGGCATGATACTGCCCAGTTTGATGCAAATGGTGTTGCTCATCTTTGTTACCTGCAACAGTATGGATATACCGATGATGCAGGAGACAGCTATTATTTTAATCATTTCCTCCCGCAAGCAGAAGCAGTTTGGGATGGTATAGCGTGGGATTGGCATAACGTGCCAGCCTTCCCGGGTATCGATCCCTGGACCGGAAGAGATGTTCCTTGGGAAATAGTTGGTAATGATACACTTCTCTACGTCTCTGTTTCTTATAATAAATATCCAGAAGATTCTGAAATATTTCACCAGAACACCCAGAGAAATGCCATCAATAAAGAAAACAATTGGATGGTACAATTCTGGACTGACGGAACGTATGTTCAACTTGCAGAAGACGGTGACCCAGCATATGCAGCATATGCACAACACCCGATCCTCTATCTCTCAGTATCTTCAAACAATGGTGATACATGGTCGGAACCTATTGAACTTTCGGATATTTATAGTACTCAATTTGACTTCTCGGGACAGATAACAGTCTATCAAAATTTGTACAACTACATTGAAGCTATTAATGACTCGGTTGGTCGAGTTCATATCATGTACTATGATGATAACTCATTCGGCTGCTATATCCGTTCAGGAGCTGGGCAGGATGTTGGCGGTCAAATCACCTATTGTTCAGTTGATATTGTATTCCCACCGTTTTCAAATGATCCTCAGCCCTCTGTTCCTGTTACCTCACTTTCAAACTATCCCAATCCATTCTTTGCGTCAACTACCATTAATTTCACGGCAAAGAAAGCATATCAAAATGCGGAGATCAGTGTGTATAATACAAGGGGACAGCTGATCAACACTTTGCATGTGAATCACGGTGACAATCCTTCAGAAGGATACGCTGTATGGAATGGTAAAGATGCAGCTGGTAAGAATGTTGCTAACGGTATTTATTTCTATAAGGTAGATGTCGATGGCTCATCTCTTACCCAAAAAATGATGTTAACAAGATAA
- the lpoB gene encoding penicillin-binding protein activator LpoB yields the protein MLKKSVLLLALVALIVSCGGPTKQVSRVGVDETIDLSGRWNDSDARMVSENIVEDVLDGAWLMNWLDEYDEKPIVIVGTIGNKTSEHINTETFSTDIERELVNSGEVRFVAAKEQRDEIRDERLDQQSQATEETAKRLAQELGADFMLQGTLSSIEDSVDGKKVVYYQADMNLVNLETSEIVWMGSKKIKKFMEQSKLKW from the coding sequence ATGTTAAAAAAAAGTGTTTTATTATTGGCACTTGTTGCACTTATTGTGTCATGCGGAGGACCTACCAAGCAGGTTTCCCGCGTGGGGGTCGATGAGACTATTGACCTTAGTGGCCGCTGGAACGACTCAGATGCTCGTATGGTTTCTGAAAACATCGTTGAGGATGTTCTCGATGGTGCATGGCTAATGAACTGGCTGGATGAATATGATGAGAAACCAATTGTTATCGTTGGAACAATCGGAAACAAAACAAGCGAACATATCAATACAGAGACATTTTCTACTGATATCGAAAGGGAACTTGTCAATTCTGGAGAAGTTCGTTTTGTTGCTGCCAAAGAACAGCGTGATGAAATTCGCGATGAACGTCTTGATCAGCAAAGTCAGGCAACAGAAGAAACAGCTAAAAGACTTGCCCAGGAACTCGGCGCTGATTTTATGCTTCAGGGAACGCTTTCATCTATCGAAGATTCAGTTGATGGTAAAAAAGTAGTGTATTATCAGGCAGATATGAACCTGGTAAATCTCGAAACGAGTGAGATCGTTTGGATGGGATCAAAAAAGATCAAAAAATTTATGGAACAATCAAAACTTAAATGGTAA
- a CDS encoding LPP20 family lipoprotein, whose protein sequence is MKKIVLLFVLIFMSCAPSMVTAKKNKTPDWIMNPQTKYKDSYYLSAVGSGDTKKSAEKDAYSNLSKIFQAEIKSDETLVQKFEETTIGDKTSLSAEEKMRNLTQIQSEQTLKNVKVGDSFFDPNSGEYYVIVYLNRNETEDIYHNEIFQNTQKIDQYYAQFEAGLSKLDKLKYLSEAIDFAEKNEILNAQLRIISPSNAGVELKQPLEKLVAERNTFARSIHVIVEGSGEYKEYLDDYLTEVFNNFGFSVYDSPKDADYIDFHIESSLSISQIDLNRDEEFVRWELSITIIDKISNAEEVVYTKSDREGHLNLTEAENRALRSVKKVIQKDFFKFFADKYLS, encoded by the coding sequence ATGAAAAAAATCGTACTATTATTCGTTCTTATATTTATGTCTTGTGCTCCTTCAATGGTAACAGCAAAAAAGAACAAAACGCCAGATTGGATCATGAATCCTCAGACCAAATACAAGGATTCGTACTACCTTTCGGCTGTTGGATCCGGTGATACAAAAAAATCTGCTGAGAAAGACGCATACTCAAATCTCTCCAAAATATTTCAAGCTGAGATAAAATCAGATGAAACACTCGTCCAAAAATTTGAAGAGACCACCATTGGTGACAAAACATCACTTTCTGCTGAGGAGAAGATGCGTAATCTCACACAGATTCAGAGTGAGCAGACCTTAAAAAACGTTAAAGTGGGTGATTCTTTTTTTGATCCCAATAGTGGTGAGTACTACGTCATCGTATATTTAAATAGGAACGAAACGGAAGACATTTATCATAACGAGATCTTTCAAAACACACAGAAGATAGATCAATATTACGCTCAGTTTGAAGCCGGGTTATCTAAACTCGACAAGCTTAAATATCTCAGCGAAGCGATTGATTTTGCCGAAAAGAATGAGATACTGAATGCACAACTTCGTATTATATCACCTTCCAATGCTGGAGTAGAACTCAAACAACCTCTTGAGAAACTTGTTGCTGAGAGAAATACTTTTGCGCGATCGATCCATGTTATTGTTGAAGGTTCGGGTGAATACAAAGAATATCTCGATGACTATCTTACAGAGGTTTTTAATAATTTTGGTTTCTCGGTTTATGATTCACCAAAGGATGCAGACTATATTGATTTCCACATAGAGAGCTCTCTTTCAATATCTCAGATCGACCTTAATCGCGATGAGGAATTCGTGCGTTGGGAGTTATCAATTACTATAATTGATAAGATCAGCAATGCAGAAGAAGTTGTTTATACAAAGAGTGATCGTGAAGGTCATCTAAATTTAACTGAAGCAGAAAATAGAGCTTTGCGTTCAGTAAAAAAAGTTATCCAAAAAGATTTCTTTAAATTCTTTGCAGATAAGTATTTGTCATAA
- a CDS encoding bifunctional 5,10-methylenetetrahydrofolate dehydrogenase/5,10-methenyltetrahydrofolate cyclohydrolase: MDKILDGRPVAKEIYQELKEEVAQLYDKGIIPRLSVFKVGNDPASEYYVQNIQKKAKKIGVVVDILNFVVNTSQDMIIAEIQKANKDPKVHGIMLQMPLPKHLNQNDVVMQIDPRKDIDGLHPINMGKLVLGQDCFVASTPAAVMELIHYYNIPTKGNRVVIIGRSNIVGLPLFHLLVQKNAGADATVTVCHSRSTNLQKIALEADILIVAIGKPKFVDHAYVSSNSNVIDVGINEVYDADAETNLFVGDVNYIDVFPIVKAITPVPGGVGTITTASLLKNVVRASKL; encoded by the coding sequence ATGGATAAAATTTTGGATGGCAGACCGGTCGCTAAGGAAATTTATCAGGAACTAAAAGAAGAAGTTGCTCAATTATATGACAAGGGAATCATTCCACGATTATCGGTTTTTAAGGTAGGAAACGATCCTGCTTCAGAGTATTATGTTCAAAATATTCAGAAGAAAGCAAAGAAGATCGGTGTTGTCGTTGATATTTTGAACTTCGTAGTAAACACTTCTCAGGATATGATCATAGCTGAGATACAGAAAGCAAACAAAGATCCTAAAGTTCATGGTATAATGCTACAAATGCCCTTGCCGAAACATCTTAATCAAAATGATGTTGTGATGCAGATTGATCCCAGAAAAGACATCGATGGTCTCCATCCGATCAATATGGGAAAACTTGTGCTCGGTCAGGATTGTTTTGTTGCAAGTACACCTGCCGCAGTCATGGAATTAATTCATTATTATAATATACCAACTAAAGGAAACCGGGTTGTGATCATCGGACGAAGCAACATTGTTGGGCTACCCCTTTTTCATCTTCTTGTTCAGAAGAACGCTGGTGCAGATGCAACTGTTACAGTTTGTCATTCGAGATCGACGAATTTACAGAAAATAGCATTGGAAGCAGATATTCTGATCGTTGCAATAGGCAAACCAAAATTTGTTGATCATGCATATGTTTCTAGTAACTCGAACGTTATTGATGTTGGTATAAACGAGGTTTATGATGCTGACGCTGAGACAAATCTTTTTGTTGGAGATGTAAATTATATAGATGTATTTCCCATAGTGAAGGCTATTACGCCTGTCCCGGGAGGAGTTGGCACGATTACGACGGCTTCGTTGCTCAAGAATGTGGTTCGTGCAAGTAAGTTGTGA
- a CDS encoding TIGR00282 family metallophosphoesterase, whose amino-acid sequence MNILYIGDIFGKPGRKTVQGLLPGLREEFGLDLVIANGENLAGGLGMTPDTAKAMFESGVDVLTSGNHLWDKKEIIAYLEQEKRVVKPINYPPAVPGNDVFEIEVQGKRVVILCLMGRVFTVTVDCPFRVMDTYLERLTRDDQIIIVDFHAEATAEKQAMAWYLDGRITALIGSHTHVQTADERILPQGTAYITDAGMTGPQDSIIGLRREDGIERFLTQIPNRFNPAKENLMLNGVFISIDEDGTVASIKRIQRKYQVD is encoded by the coding sequence ATGAATATTCTCTATATCGGTGATATCTTCGGGAAACCCGGGAGAAAAACAGTTCAGGGATTACTGCCTGGCCTTAGAGAAGAATTTGGACTTGATCTTGTTATAGCAAACGGTGAGAATCTCGCTGGTGGACTTGGCATGACTCCAGATACTGCAAAGGCGATGTTCGAAAGCGGTGTCGATGTGCTTACTTCAGGTAATCATTTATGGGATAAGAAAGAGATTATTGCATACCTTGAACAGGAAAAGCGCGTTGTTAAGCCAATTAACTATCCCCCAGCCGTACCCGGAAATGATGTTTTTGAAATTGAAGTTCAAGGGAAACGAGTTGTTATTCTATGCTTAATGGGAAGAGTCTTTACCGTTACTGTGGATTGTCCCTTTAGAGTCATGGATACCTATCTTGAAAGATTAACGAGAGATGATCAGATTATAATTGTTGACTTTCATGCCGAAGCAACTGCAGAGAAACAAGCAATGGCTTGGTATCTAGACGGAAGGATTACGGCACTCATCGGATCTCATACGCATGTTCAAACTGCCGACGAGCGAATCCTACCTCAAGGCACAGCATATATCACTGATGCCGGTATGACAGGTCCTCAAGATTCTATTATTGGTCTGCGTCGCGAAGATGGTATCGAACGATTTCTAACACAAATTCCTAACAGATTTAATCCCGCAAAGGAAAACCTCATGCTTAACGGCGTTTTTATTTCTATTGACGAAGATGGGACCGTTGCAAGTATTAAGCGCATTCAAAGAAAGTATCAGGTTGATTAG